CGAGCCCGAAGCGCGTGCCGCCATTCGACGGGCCCTGGAGCTCAGCGAGGCTCCAGGGCTGGGCGCACGCCTGCTCGACGTGTTGAGGCGGGAGGACACCGCGCCGCAGGCCGAGGTGCTGGAGGCGCTGGCGTTTCGCCAGGAGGCACCTCCGGAGGTGTTGGCGCACTTCTTCACCCATGGCGAGCAGCGGGCGCGGGTTGCGGCCCTGCGTGCGGCCCTGCCCTTGCCGGAAGACGCTGCGCGAGGGCTGCTTCCCAGCCTGCTGGACTCTGCCCACCCCAGCGTTCGCGCGGCGGCGATGGGGGCGGGACTCGCGTCTGGCGTGAGGTCGGCCTGGGAGACGTGCCGCACCGCCGTGCGCGCCCGCGATGCACACAGCCTCGAGGCCATGGTGCTGCTCGCCATGGGCGGCAGTGAGACGGACATCTCCTTGCTGCTGGGGCTGCTGGATGCGGAGCAACTCCGGCCCCATGCGCTCTGGGCCCTGGGCTTCAGCGGCCGGGTGGCGGCCATGGAGGCGTGCGTCGCGTACCTGGAGGTGCCCGTGGTGGCACAACTGGCCGGGGAGGCCTTCTCGGCCATGACAGGCCTTCGGCTGGAGGCGCCCTACGCCCTGCTCCCTGGCGAAAGGCCCGAGGGTGCTCCGCCGCCGCCGGAGTTGCAGGAGGACCTGGACGCGGACCTGGTGCCCAGGCCCGAGGACGACTTGCCCTGGCCGAACGTGGCCACCGTCCGGGGCTGGTGGGACGCGGAGAAGAAGCGCTTCGCGAAGGGGACGAGGTACCTTCTCGGCCGCCCCTTCAATGGCAGCGTCCTGGTGGAGGCGCTGGAAACCAGCCCCATGCGGCGCCGCCATGTCCTCGCCCGCGAGCTGGCGCTGCGGAGTCAAGGCACGTTGATGGTGCGCACTCGGGCCTTCACGCACGTCCAGCGCGCGGAGCAGGCCAAGGCCCGGGCAGCCAGCGCCCGAATCCACACGCGGTCCTTCGACAGCGGCCTGCGCTGAGGGCAGGCCCCAGGCCGCGCTCCTTCACTCGGCACGCCTCGTCACCAACCATGTGGGTACTTCAAAACCAGACACCCTATGCGGCGGAGCGGACGTGGATCCGTGACAAGGACGGCCACCACCACTGGGTCATCGCGCTCAAGGCGACCTTCGACGTCGACGACGCGGGCCACCTCCGCCCAGCCGACGCGCAGGAGCCTCCACTGCGGGAGCCCGTCTACTGGGGGGAGCCTGGGCGCTCCAGTCTGCGCTACGAGGCCGAACTCGTCGCCCCGAAGCTGAACACCGACGTCCTCATCAACGCTTGTGCCCATGCGCCCGGTGGGCGGCCCGCGCCCAGCGTCGAGGTGGCCGTCCGCATCCACGATGTGGACAAGATGCTCGTGGTGCACGGAGAGCGCTTCCATACGCGCGGCCTGGCGGGCGTGAGGCCTTCGTCTCCCCAGCCCTTCGTCACCCAGCCCATTCTCTACGAGTGGGCCTGGGGAGGCACCGACACGCGCGACGCGGACACGCGCAAGCACGTCAGTGACTCGCGCAACCCCGTGGGCCGCGGGGTGGTCAGCCGGGAGGCGCATCTGGTGGATCAGCCCGCCCACCGCATCGAATACCTGCGGGGCAACCCAGCGAAGCCGGGGCCGGCTGGCTTTGGCCCCATCGCCAGTTATTGGTCGCCGCGGCTCGAACTGGCAGGCACCTTCGACGAGGCCTGGCGGAAGACGCGATACCCGCTGCTGCCGCGAGACTTCGACGAGCGCTTTTCTCTCTGCGCCCCCGCTGACCAGCGGCCGTCGCGCCGCCTCGTGGGCGGAGAGAAGGTGGCCCTGGTGCACCTCACGCCGAAGGGCACGCTCCACTTCACGCTGCCGCGCCTGCGCTTCGGCTTCACCACCTGGTTCGGCGCCGTCCGGCGCTTCCATGAGGCCACCTTGGGCACCGTCGTCATTGAGCCCGAGGTGATGAAGGTGCGCATGGTTTTCCAGACGAGCTTGAGAGTCGGTCCCCAGGACACCGAGCGCCTCGACTTCACAGCCATTACCGAGAGGACGGACTGACATGGGCGTCGACGCGGTACTGGTGGCATCGGGAGCGCGTGCCCCGGTGGGGACGACGGCGGAGAGCGTCGCGGCGGCGGTGCGTGCGGGCATCAGCCGCGTGCGGCGCGTCCAGGTGCCGGAGCTGGGGCGTCAGGCCGATTCCTTCATCGCGAGGGACGGGCTGTTGGACGCACAGGAATGGAGCGGTGCGGCGCGCATGGCCGCACTGGGGGCCATGGCGTTGGAGGAAGTCCTCGCCAGGCTGGCACCCGCCATCCCCCCGGAGAATGTTGACGTGCCGGTGCTGGTGGGACTTCCCGAGGAACGCCCGGGCTGGAAGGCCGCGGATGCCGCGCGAGTCGTCGCCGCGCTCGCGGCTCTCGGGAGCGCGCGCCTGCGCCTGCAGGTGGAGCCTCGGCTGACGGGCCACGCCTCGGCGCTGGAGGGACTCCGAGAGGCCGTGACACGGGTGGGGCGCGCCGCCCGCTGTCCGCTGGTGATTGTCGGGGGCGTCGACAGCTACCACGACGTCCAAACGTTGGCCTGGCTGCGAGAGCGGAACCAATGGCTGGAAGAAGGGGCGCGCACGGGCTTCGCCCCCGGCGAGGCCGCGGCCTTCGTCGCGGTGATGGCCGCTCCGGATGCGCGTCGGTGGAGGCTGGCGCCCCACGCCACGGTGCGCGCCGCCGCCACGGCCCGTGAGACGAAGCTCATTCACACGGATGACCTCAACCTGGGCGAGGGACTGACGGCCGCCGTAGGGGAGGCGCTCGTGCCGATGGAGGACACGCGCGAGGTGGTGGCGTGCGTCCACAGCGACCTCAACGGCGAGCGCTACCGCTCCGAGGAGTGGGGCTTCGTCGCCCTGCGGCTGGGGGCCGCGTTCCGCGACGCCTCCGTCATTCACACGCCTGTGAGCAGTTGCGGCGAGGTGGGCGCCGCCACGGGGGCGTTGAACCTCGTCCTCTGCGCGCAGTCCTGGCGGCGTCGGTATGCGAGCGGCCCCCGCGCGCTACTCTGGGGCAGTTCGGAAGCCGGGTTGCGTGCCGCCGCACTGCTGGAAGAGCCACTGTCCGGAAGTGAAGGAGGAGTGAAACCATGGCCAAGGTAACCGTCAACTTCCCGAGGACGCCCGTCACCCAAGGCAGCGCGGGCGTCGCCGCGGCCACGCTGCCCAACGTCTGCAAGATGCCCGGCCCGCCAGCGCCCTTCGTGCCCACGCCCCTGCCCAACATCGGCAACAGCGGCGATTCGCCCGAGGGGTATTCAAAGACAGTCATCATCAACGGGCACTCCGTCGCCATTGCCGGCGCCAGCTTCGGCAGCAAGGGGGACCTGGCCAGCAAGGGGACGGGAGGTGGCCTCGTCTCCAGCAACACCCATGGCCCGACGAAGTTCATCGGCCCCGGCTCGATGAACGTCAAAATCGAGGGGAGAAATGTGCAGTTGCTGGGCGACCCCATGCTCAACAACTGCGGCCCGTCCGGCAGCCCCGCGAATGCCGCCACCATGACGGGCATCATCCAGGCCTCTGGCGTCATGACCGTCATCTACGGTGACGACATTCCGTGCTCGCTCTGCGGGAAGACGCACCCTCTGGAGGCGGGAGAAGAGGCGCAGACGGTGATTGCGGCGCTGTTCATACGACTCCAGGACGCGCTCGATGCACAGAAGCAGCAGATTCTCGAATACGCCAAAGTCAAAAAGGAAGAAAGAAACAAGGAGCGAAGGCTTGAGGAGCTAGACTGGAAGAATACGGATGAAAATCGAAAGAGCGGGAAAGGGCCAAACCCCTCTGAGCGAGTAGAGCTGGCAAGTCTACCGGGCGAACTAACCACTCTCAGGGGACAAATCGCCGCGCTCGAGGACTTCTTCGGCAGCCACGCCGTGCTTCGATACAACCGAGAGCGTAAGTCCTATGCCAAGGGTTACATGATTGGCGCCATGGTGTGCGTATGCACTGGCAAGAAGCTCGCGGCCTGCTCCGGCCAAGCTCCTCCTGGCTTTGCGAAGGCAGTGAAGTCACTGGGCTTCGAATGCGCAAGCGCGCCCGTCGATTCAGAGATTGCGAGAGAAGCTTGGGACTGCGCAGCCAAGCAAATCATGGAGAAGCATGGAGGGCATAAGCCCAAGCAACTCATTGAGCGTCTATTCTACCCAGCAGTCGAGGGACTCAAATCGGACAGAGGGCCCAGGATAAGATTCAAAGTGCGGACAGAGGACCTGGGAACCAAGAGCCTCTCCGAGCCAGAGGAGCGCGAACAGACATTTCAGAATGGCGAAAATGTCCCATCATGCTCGGACTGCCAGGAAAAGCTCTCGTCAATGTACTGCACGACAGCCTGCGCCTGAATCGGGAACCCACAATGAAATCACTCGTCGAGTTCATCGAAAACTACCGCCCCGGCTTCTCCAGCGAGATTGTCCCGGCGGACGAGATCGACATCGCACTCCTGGAGAAGAAAGCAGGCTCTCTTCCGGGCGCCTATCGTCGTTTCCTGGAGTCAATGGGAGCGAGCATGGGCGACCTTGAACTCGCAGAAGCCTCCTTCTCCATCGACGGAACTCTTGATGTCTACAACGCCAAGACATGGCTTCAACACGGGCGATATATCCCGGTGGCTGGAGATAATGGACCCTCCAGCTTTGATTGGTTCCTGGATCGGTCAAGTCCTCATGGACTCGATGACTGCTTGGTCGTCCGCAGACCATTGGCGAAAAACTACCCCCCCGAGGCCAGTTCTCCCCAGTATGTGGGGCTGGAGGAATTCCTCTACTGCGAAGCCTTCAAGGAGCTTCGGCTGCCGCAACTGCCTTTCCGGCGGAAGTTCTCATCACCGGATGATGCAGTTGCCCACCGTTCGGACGCGGTGACTGCACTGGCCGAGGAGAAGGGCTTCAAGCGCATCCCGCCCGCCGAGCACTGCGCGCTGTATGAGCGGGGAGACGCCGCGCTGCTGCTCTACCGGCACCCGACTCAGCCCACCTTCTCATTCATCCTGGGATGCGAGGACTCGGAGGAACTGGAGCGACTGCGCCAGGAGTTCGAGACACGAACGGGGCTGAAGAGCGTCGCCACGCGCTAGGCGCAGCGGAGGGGGCGGTACCTCCGCCCGCAACATGTTGGACCACGGCTCGACATGTCGTGTGCGAGGGACGCGCCTCGCCTCTGGCGAGGACACGGGCGTTGCATGGGATGACTTGCGCCCGGTGGACGCACTCACGGGAACATGACGTTGCCCAGGATGACGGAGCGCTTGTCGCCCTCCGCAGCCCAGACTGTCAGCGTATAGGGGCCCAGGCTCATGGTGTCCGTGGCCTCCGCTTCCACGATGAACTGGCCGACCATGCCCGCAGCGGTGGGCGCGGCCTGCCAGACGCGTAGCACGCGGAGCGCGGCCCCCTCGCGGGGAACCAGCGTCGCGCTCCGGGCCTCCCATGACGCGTCCCCGCGCAGTTCCTCGCATTCGACGAACACAGCCACCTGGGTGGCGGCGCGATAGGTCGTTGCGTTCGTTACATTGAGCGCGTTGCGCGGATGGAGCACGAGTTGTTCACGGCGCCATCGCGCCCGTATGCCATTTGCGTCCAGTTGCTTGGTGGCCAGCATGCCGGTGAGGCCATCTGGTAGGTTCCGGGCAGCCTCCATTCGCGCCAGTTCGCTTCGCAGGCGCCGCAGCTCTTCCTCCTTCTCCAGCAACTCGGCATGGAGCGAGTCCGCGCTTCTGGCCTGTCGGTGGACTTCCACCTGACGGTCGGCCAGGGTGGGGTGGGGCACCAACCTGAATGTCGCGCTCGTGGGCGCGGCGCCGTCCGCGAAGTGGACGGTCAGCCGCAACTGTTCGCTGTCCTCCACGCTCGCGGAAGGCATCAGCGTCAGGGTGTCACCCGCCAGTCTCACGCGGGTGAAGCGTTTCTCGCCTTCCAGCTCCGCGCGGGCCACTGGCGTGTCGAAGAGCAGCAGCGTGCCCACTCCAGGGCTGATGCGCACTTCCGGGGGCGGCGTTGCGGCCCGGGGCGCTTGGAGGCCTACCGTGAGGCGCCGCACTGTCTGTGCCCAGGGCCCGACAGGGGGCAGCGGAGTGGATGCAGCCTGCGCCGCAAAGAGCGTGTGAATGAGCAGTGCCGTCGCGGAGGCATTCATCAAGGGAGAGCCCTGGTGCGGGAACGCGGTGTCACTCGAAGCGCCTCACCACCTTTAGGCCCGCCACGGAGTCGATGATGGGCTCGGCGGGCGGATGGTTTCCTGACACGCGCGGCGTCCCACGCTCGTTGTCGCCTGGGTAGTAGAGCTCCATGCACACCGGGAAGCGCTCGCCGTCCTTCTCTGCTTCCGTGAAGCGACCGTAGATCCGCTCTCTCACGCTGAGCCGTCCGCTCAGAGTCGCGTTCGCCAGTTCATAGGGCGTGGCCCCGATGCGGACGCGCACCCAGCCCTCGCTCACGGTGATTCTTTTCGGAGTGCCTCGGGCGAAGATCACAGAGCCCAGCTCACCCACGCGGAGACCTCGCTCCTCCATCGCTTGCAGCGCACCCTCCGGGCACGGTTCGGAGGGGGGCGCGGGACGCACCTCGGGACCGCTCGTGCAGGCCAGCGCGGTGCATGCGGCAGCTGTGGCGGCGGCGCGCCGGGCCAGCGTGCCCACCGTGCGTGATGGCCGTAACGGCGGCGAAGATGAAGGATCGATGTCTGGCTTCTTCACGGGTGATGCTTCTTTCGGGTCGCGCGCCATGAGAGGGGCAGCGGTCGCGGGGAGGAGGTCCGCCAGTGAGGGCGGGACCGCGGCCCGGACAGCTTCCGGCGAGGTGTGCGGTGACGCCATTTCCGGACGCTCCCTGCTCGCTGGCGTCGCGCCGTCGCGTCGCGTGAGTTCCCATTCAAG
This genomic stretch from Myxococcus virescens harbors:
- a CDS encoding DUF2381 family protein is translated as MNASATALLIHTLFAAQAASTPLPPVGPWAQTVRRLTVGLQAPRAATPPPEVRISPGVGTLLLFDTPVARAELEGEKRFTRVRLAGDTLTLMPSASVEDSEQLRLTVHFADGAAPTSATFRLVPHPTLADRQVEVHRQARSADSLHAELLEKEEELRRLRSELARMEAARNLPDGLTGMLATKQLDANGIRARWRREQLVLHPRNALNVTNATTYRAATQVAVFVECEELRGDASWEARSATLVPREGAALRVLRVWQAAPTAAGMVGQFIVEAEATDTMSLGPYTLTVWAAEGDKRSVILGNVMFP
- a CDS encoding PAAR-like domain-containing protein — encoded protein: MAKVTVNFPRTPVTQGSAGVAAATLPNVCKMPGPPAPFVPTPLPNIGNSGDSPEGYSKTVIINGHSVAIAGASFGSKGDLASKGTGGGLVSSNTHGPTKFIGPGSMNVKIEGRNVQLLGDPMLNNCGPSGSPANAATMTGIIQASGVMTVIYGDDIPCSLCGKTHPLEAGEEAQTVIAALFIRLQDALDAQKQQILEYAKVKKEERNKERRLEELDWKNTDENRKSGKGPNPSERVELASLPGELTTLRGQIAALEDFFGSHAVLRYNRERKSYAKGYMIGAMVCVCTGKKLAACSGQAPPGFAKAVKSLGFECASAPVDSEIAREAWDCAAKQIMEKHGGHKPKQLIERLFYPAVEGLKSDRGPRIRFKVRTEDLGTKSLSEPEEREQTFQNGENVPSCSDCQEKLSSMYCTTACA
- a CDS encoding SMI1/KNR4 family protein, whose protein sequence is MKSLVEFIENYRPGFSSEIVPADEIDIALLEKKAGSLPGAYRRFLESMGASMGDLELAEASFSIDGTLDVYNAKTWLQHGRYIPVAGDNGPSSFDWFLDRSSPHGLDDCLVVRRPLAKNYPPEASSPQYVGLEEFLYCEAFKELRLPQLPFRRKFSSPDDAVAHRSDAVTALAEEKGFKRIPPAEHCALYERGDAALLLYRHPTQPTFSFILGCEDSEELERLRQEFETRTGLKSVATR
- a CDS encoding TIGR02270 family protein; this encodes MSALAAALRGVEGAGTMVLVDVLEEHLDEAEFRWLQWEKALGAPDFSLMEVARLEELLLAHLDGLVVGASSSVESVLRPAFATEDAFRICAAAFSLLALGEVDEVLLRLREAEPEARAAIRRALELSEAPGLGARLLDVLRREDTAPQAEVLEALAFRQEAPPEVLAHFFTHGEQRARVAALRAALPLPEDAARGLLPSLLDSAHPSVRAAAMGAGLASGVRSAWETCRTAVRARDAHSLEAMVLLAMGGSETDISLLLGLLDAEQLRPHALWALGFSGRVAAMEACVAYLEVPVVAQLAGEAFSAMTGLRLEAPYALLPGERPEGAPPPPELQEDLDADLVPRPEDDLPWPNVATVRGWWDAEKKRFAKGTRYLLGRPFNGSVLVEALETSPMRRRHVLARELALRSQGTLMVRTRAFTHVQRAEQAKARAASARIHTRSFDSGLR
- a CDS encoding DUF2169 family type VI secretion system accessory protein, whose amino-acid sequence is MWVLQNQTPYAAERTWIRDKDGHHHWVIALKATFDVDDAGHLRPADAQEPPLREPVYWGEPGRSSLRYEAELVAPKLNTDVLINACAHAPGGRPAPSVEVAVRIHDVDKMLVVHGERFHTRGLAGVRPSSPQPFVTQPILYEWAWGGTDTRDADTRKHVSDSRNPVGRGVVSREAHLVDQPAHRIEYLRGNPAKPGPAGFGPIASYWSPRLELAGTFDEAWRKTRYPLLPRDFDERFSLCAPADQRPSRRLVGGEKVALVHLTPKGTLHFTLPRLRFGFTTWFGAVRRFHEATLGTVVIEPEVMKVRMVFQTSLRVGPQDTERLDFTAITERTD